A stretch of DNA from Lotus japonicus ecotype B-129 chromosome 4, LjGifu_v1.2:
GCAGTATCTGCAGAGCTACCACCGAACAGCAAGAACAAAGAAAACTCAACAAAATCCTTCATCTATTCAATCATCGTCTGAATctggaaaaaaaagaagaagattccCTCAGCtaaaataaagaacaaaattACCAGATATGATAATGAAAAGTAAAGATCTGTAGATGCTGGAATCTGAGTGCAAGAACTAGACACATTTGTGATCATAACAAGTGGCAATAAAGGATTATGTATGATGATCAAACATTCAAACCAATCTAATACATTGATTGATGATAGTAGAATAATCATAAGCATGTGATAAACAGGAAGGGATAGATCGTAAGAATGTTTAGCGGTTTAGCTCTATACCCCTAATCTTGATCCTTGATCATTATATATCTAACATAAGCAGGTCTAATATTCTGCACCAGGCAAGCTCATATTATCAGAATTCAGATTTTCATGAaacttttatttataatttaaatagtgGGAGGGAGTAAGAATAACAACGGAGGATATCCCTGATAGAGGAATGGTTCCTGAACAAAAGAATATTAGAATATAGAATACTCATAACTCAATCTGTAATTCTGTATTGATGAAACTTGCTTACCTGATCTAATATCCTCACCAACTGTTCCTCTATTTTTCAGCTGTCTACTGATCATAGCACATATGAGCATCCACCAGTATATATGGAAGATAAGCAGCATGATGAGCAGTGTATTAAACATATAGTAAAGTAACGTGTCATAACTCTGTGACAGGTTTAAGACCTTCTGAAGATCAATGCTGGAAAATGAAAACCCAGTGATGAGAATATGATCAATAAGTTCCTCTCAAAATAAAGtcaaaataattcaataaaATACAATGACAAACCTTGTTGCTTTAATAACccaaaatggaaagaaaattagCCGTAGTATGAGCCATGAAATCGCAAAGAATGCAAAACACACACTTGCACCAAATTCTCTTCCAGAATACTTGAAAACTTTGGCAGCTTCTAAGAATACATCACTTCCATCATGAAGGGCAAGGATTATGGAGCCAATCCTGAAAAATCTGTAAATGCAATGTGTGTAAGTTATCACTTCATAATCTCTGTTTTGATGTTAATATCATATTTGCATTTTGATTATCTAAATCACCCAACCCAATATGGAAAATCCTGAAAAAGTTGAAGAAGAGAGAAGACAGAAAAAGAACACTCTAAACTATTTCAGAAAAAGCAAGATCTATCAAGCACTTATCAGCTATATTACAGTATCTGAACATTTAACAGTTATATTAAGTATTGGAAATGGATAGTTTTATTTCATAAATCAGAAACTCCAATCATAACATTAGATTACAAATGTAAACCAATGCACCAGCAAATAAGTATTGCACAAAATTCAGAGTAACTGGGATGCATGTTCTAACATAGCTAAGGGCATCTAGAAATTTTCAAGAAGTAATATATGCTGCTTAATATATGCTATAACAATGGAAGATTATATAAGAAGGCCACATGATACAATTACCAAAGTTCTTCAATACAATCAAAAGTAACTCTAAAGAGGGCATAATTGAACGGATCTCCATCCAGTAAATTAAAGAAAGTAAAGCATGAAATTTCAGGAAACTACAATGGTTTAAAGGACCATCcagaaatatttcaaaattcagACTTAAAAATTGTTGGTCTTAACCATACTACCAACCATGATGAATACTTAagagacaaaacatcattcatgTCCTAAATTCTATTACAGATAAGTTATAAGCAATTTAGAGCCTATTAGAGTTTGCTTATCAGTAATGAGCATAAAATATGAGCCACTTAGTGAGAAATTTCATGCTTTGgtaaaagaacaaaaataaataaacaagttCCAAATTTAAGGTTTATCTAGAATTGGCATGGTATACTCTTTAAATTGAAAAAGGAGGCCAAGATATTACCCTGTTAGATATGAGCCACCAATCAGTAAAACAGTAACTACATGGTGAGTAAACATCACCGAAAAATCCTTCCTTCGAGTCTCCCATGTGAGAATAGCAGCAATGCTATAGGTGTAGAATCCACATTGCAACATGTAGTAAATCACTAGGGGACTCCTGGGATAAGAAATGAAGTAGGATGCAACATAAATTTAGAATGAAAACTTCGTTTTACGAAAATTTAAAACAAGTACAATATTCTTGTAATTTTCATCCTAAGCTAAATCACAAACTTTCCCCATGTGAGTTGACTTCACTGTCAATGGAACGAAACAGCAATCAATGAAATACCATCAGAAGATGTAAGAAGTAAAATTAATCATACCCAATAAACTACAAACTATTTGCATTGCCCATTAACGAATGGACCAATGGAGGAATATATCGGTCTATTGCCTTGAAAACTTCTGATAATTACTTTGTCATATACTCAGTTGACTATCAAAACCAAAAACTAAATTTAGGTCTCTTTGAAGT
This window harbors:
- the LOC130715131 gene encoding ceramide synthase LOH2; this encodes MGSIFSDNVVPHASHFSLAIYFAFACFGARFFLDKFVFHRLAVRLLRRGRAPSRITKEMQVKIGKCSESLWKLTYYASVEACILKITYLEPWFTDTKFYFKDWPHHELKSPLVIYYMLQCGFYTYSIAAILTWETRRKDFSVMFTHHVVTVLLIGGSYLTGFFRIGSIILALHDGSDVFLEAAKVFKYSGREFGASVCFAFFAISWLILRLIFFPFWVIKATSIDLQKVLNLSQSYDTLLYYMFNTLLIMLLIFHIYWWMLICAMISRQLKNRGTVGEDIRSDSDDD